TTTTGGAATTACAGGTTTTTGGGCTTAATGCAACAAAACACTACAAACTTTAATCTTCACAGTTTTAATAGTCTGGGCTTTAGTTTTTTAAAGTCTGGGCTTGTCTGTAACTGCACAAAAAGTAATTAGAACCAATAAAGTTTGACTCAAATCAAATCTAAGTAGACTCTCAAATAAAATGTAGCCTTTGATGAATATATTCAAGTATCCAAGCCATTTCTCTTtgaagtacaaatactactGCCAGAAGGTGATTATCACTTTTCCTCTCCACAGGAAGAGACATTTTCATTGAATGTTTTGCCTTAATAACTTGAGAAATAACTGGGTCTGGACTGAGGCATGATTGTAACGGTAGCTAACAAGTTAGTTAACTTGCTAGcttgataaaacaaaaaacaggcagCCTGTAAGTGAGGCTCTATTTGCTAATATTGCTTGATAAAAGTTCTGTTTCGTATTAAAAAAATACCTTAGGAGCTAAAAGtgtctgaaaatgtcaacacaGCACCTAAATATTATTTAAGACTTTGACATTAACATAGTACTGAACTTATTTTTTGTTAACCAGAagtaaacattttcaaaaacataacaaaaaaacataaaaaaaacaaacaaaaaaaatattttggataTTATAGTGTTTGGAATGAATACAGATTTAGAATATAATAgtgtttggactgtttgtccTTACATCTCCAGTGTCTATTTCAGCCATAGAAGTGCATTTGCAAAACAGTGACAGAGACTTTTACCGTCCTCCATAAACAAATAACGGATacaataatttataataatgtatGCTTAGAATGCTTTCACCTATATTTTCAGGGCCTACATAAAAAGTTGCATTAACTATATATTCACTTTGAAGATATGACCAAGTGCTCTGAACAGTACTGAGAGAAGACACTGAGGGGCGCCACTTCCTTAGACATGATTTCACTCTGAATGTTCAGAGTACATCTATGGAGCCAGGAATGGTCATCTTCAAATCATAAcctatataaatgaaataaaattaacaatataTAGTATTTTAAAATTCCTAACAAATAGCAAGCATGTGAAGCGTTATAGATGgccatatatacacatattaatgtattaataaccaaatttaagtaaataagttaataataaatatgagtattttgatttaaatgttaCACACAACTATTGAGGTTTTATGGAAAAACAAGTCAGCAACTTCCACTGTCTGGCAAATGCAACATTTGTCTGGTTAAAAAGTACATCATTTTTAGTACTTTACTGTTACATCACTCATTTGGTGAGAGGCTTCCATCATTCAACCCATTCCCGTTCTCTGAGGATGaactctctcttttctcagAAACAATGTCCTGGAAGTTTTGGAGTTCTTTAGTCTCAAGGGACCGTGAAACACCCTGTTCCTCTAGCTGGCTTAACAGCCTCACTTTCTTTTTAGGGGGATGTTTCAAGGTCCCCAATCGCTCTTTAACTTTGTATTCCAGGGTGCTGTGTGGAATGCCGTAGATCGTTTGGGCTTTAGACACACTCATTTTCCCACCCATCACCACCACAATCgcctcctccagcagctcagTGTTGTACTGTCGGTATCTCCCGCGTTTCTTCCTTGGCTGTTTGTTACCTAGGTCCGACTCTGAATCCAGGGGATAGTTTCCCCCCAAGGCTTGGCGGTCGGTGTCGTAAGGCCAGTATTCCTTCTCCGAACCTGAGCCATCAAAACCTCCACTGCTCTTTTTCTGAATCTGCCTGGGCAGAATGGAACGAAGCTTCTTTCCCAGACCATTATCACAAAGTGAACCTGAATACTCTGTGGACAGAGAGTCCCAAGATGGGTCTGTTCCTGTGGCCAAAACTCGCACCTGGGGAATCTTGAGGTCAAAAGATGAATGAGAAAGGGAGAGGCTATCTTGGCAGGCCTCCTGGAGGTTTCCTTTACCATAGGCCAGTGACTTTGAGAAAAGCCCAGCAGCTTCCAATAACCTGGGTATGTCTTTAAGATGCTCACTAGCCTCACTGTTGGTTTTGAGTTTGAGGAGGGCCCCAAAATGAGTTTTGGAATTCCAGGAGGCAGATCCATTGCTGAAGAGGTCAGTGGGTCTGGAGCTGTGGTTATGGCTGAGAGGTGACTCTGGGTCGCTCTCCAGACCGACCTCCTCTTTGATGTGCAGCGAGTATGCGAGAGGCGAAGGAGGCTTATAACGGGTGGAGTGGCCGAtattctccctcctcctcccatcctGTAGGCGCCTCATAAACAGCCCGACTTGTCCGTCCGCTCTCAAGGATCGCCTGATTGGATGGAAGGAAATTGGGTGTAAGCAGAGCTTGCACAGtgccttttctcttttctaaaGGAGGATGGGTTGGGGAGGGGAGGATGTTGGCCACTCCTTTATTATATGACCTTGCTTTGGTAACATCACTATCTTTTAGAATAACGgactgtgtggttgtgtgtgtgtcttttaagAACAAAAAAGGCTCAAGTTTGacaatttttttatttgctttcttgacGATTGTTTACAAATTTTGCATCAACATAAGAGATAAGAAACAAAACGGAAAAGAAAGGGCAAAGAAaccaagaaaataaaaccaaagaaaagGAATATACTGAGTACATAAAGGTTTTTGTATTCCAGTGGCTCAAAAAGCATAGCCAGAAAGAGGAGGGTGGGGGTAATTGTCATTGCTGTAAGGCAGCTTGGCATGTAGCTGTTAAGCAGGGCACAATAActatgaaatacaaaatgactAAAGCAAGTCATAGCTCTTGACATTTTGTGTGTGACGTTACCACTGAACAAGCACAGCAATAAAAGAGTAAGCCAGCAGAGGGTTGTTGTGTGTACCAAACTCAAAGCCCGATTGACTGAGTGCGACCACGGAAAGAAATTTAGCGAGAAATAAAATCGTATATGATAGTTAAAGAATTCCAAAATAATTAagatatgtattattattattattattattattattattattattgtaagtTAATCTCTGATAGAGACATTGGCATGGACATTGTCTGGGGCCAAAGGACTGTGGTCAGCTCTGATTCTGTGCTGAATCTGAACACAGTGCTGATGCTGATCTTacaactcaacaaaaaaaaacaaaaaaaatcccaactATCCCTTTTAGAATCTAAATCTCTTAATTCTATTTTCTAAAGTCAGTGTTCTATAAAGCTTAATGTGGATAGTTTTTATGTAGATATCAAAATGAAGCAATGTGCATGCTGCACATAATATTCAATGTAAGATAAAAATCAGAGGCATCTTTATTGAGTTAGGAATGATCACTTTTAGATCCTATCAGCTCTAAAAGCGGCAGAAGTAGAGAATGCAAAGCCACTGAAATTATTACATATCAGCCTCAAGCGCGGATGCACTTTAGAGTTAAACAATATCAAGATGCtttgcaagaaaaacaaaacataatcaaaatacaaaataaaatactaaatattatTTAGATAAAGATATTGAGATACAATTCATTTTTGTCCGTAGAGAATACAATTAAAATTGGAAACAATCCTTAGATTTGCATGAATGTTTTTCAAGGGTATGTATATTGTCAAGGATTTAGTATTTGTTATTATGCTCTACAGGAATGATAGGCATGATTGTCGATTGAAAGCATGCATGATATGCAAACTACCCATATTACCGACATGGTAACAGAAATACAGGCAATGTTTATGTTTTGGTATTAAAACAACCAAAATGCAGTCTCTCCTTTGGAGACGAACACGACGTGCAACTGTGAAAGAATTCAATTTAACACCTCTACTACTGAATGACTCCAGTGTAGAGAATCTCTGGAATGATAATAAGGCctcacttaaaataaaaaaatgtatattgacTTTCCACTGCATTTGTGCAGGGCTTCAGTCCTCAAGGAGCAGATTCTTAAGGTTTTGTTTATTCTGGAATCTATTACAGTCGTCTGCAGttataaaattagattttttgacAGAAGATGTTACAAATTACTCACCTTGCATATAGATGCAAGACTATTACTGAGGCTACAAGTCCTGTAGTGAATCATAGACCATCAGACAAGACGGTGCCTTGCCAGACAATAATGAACAGAAACCGAAAACGAGGGCCAGCTAACAGAATCATTTTAAGCCACAATAGCTCTCACAAACAAACTAACAAGATGCTGCTCATTCAGTCCCCAGCTGGCAATACCAGTGAACTGTCAGACAAAAATGAACGGCTGACAGCTGCATAAACCTATAGTCTGCAAGGTGATTAATCTTAAAAAGGCAGCATGATACAAAACGGGCTCCACGTCATCTTCCAGGATGCACTGGAGTAAGGTTTGAGACAAGAATCAAGGagaagaaacacattaaaagatTCTTCTTTCATTTTGCTTTGTGGCAGAAAACACTTCTGTTAGCATGACCCTGTTTGTTGctgttcattttcatcaagcCACCAGATGGCTGAGAAATCTCTAATTTCTGGACTCTAATTTTCAAGCCTCAGCTAACATCCATGCTTTGACCTCATGACAAGTAACTTGAACCATCctatgtcaaaaaaaaatcctaccTATCACTtaaattttgctttttatttttatggtttttcTAGACTATAATGTAACATATCCACAGAACACAAAACATTGCTGCTCAAGAACTGGAAACCAACgagaaaaagataaagaaacttATCTTACCCTTTGACTGTGGTTGTGGCTGGAGAAAGGCATGGACTACGGAATGGCAGGCTGCTGCTACAGCGATTCTTTTTGATAGACAAGTCAAGGACTCCTTCTGTTAAAAAAGGCAGGTAACAACATTTAGATTAAATGTTAAGTTTATACTGTGCTGTTGCACTGGTCAGTCTTGAATAAGCTGCTCTGTTACCGATGTGTTTAAGTTCACACTACCTTGTTCACTGGGCTCAGCCAGGGGCTTCTTGATTGTGAGGTCAAGAGGAGCATCCTGGTCAGCCATGAGGAGCTTGCTGAGGACGGGGTTCTGGTTGTGTGCAGGCCCAGCTAAGGTGGCAGCAGGGCTGGTAGGAGGAGCTCCTGAGAGCAAGGGTGGGGTCGGCAGGCTTTGGTCAGAGTGTGGCTGGGGATCTGAGCAACTGTCCTGAGGGGAGCTGGTTTTTGAGGTATATTCGGCAGCAAACTGTCGGATCATTCTCTGAAGGATCTCTCGAGCCACTACTGGAATGTGTGGGTCTGAGAAACTTGGCACATCTGTCAAGAACAGAAAAATGCAATTGTTACATCTGCATTCCTTTACTGAGCTATAAGTAATCATAGTTAAACATTCACAGCCACATTGTAAGATTATTTTAGGAATAAAAACCCATGTGGTACCCctcctctcaaaaaaaaaaaacacatacatgcttAAGTCATTTTCCACAGGCcacaattaacatttaaataaaagccTACTAAGCTCATTAGTGTCACAACAATGCAAATTACTGATGCGCTTGGACTACTTAATCACTGAGACATCACAACCCACCTTTTCTGCTGAGGACTGCATTGAGAAATTCCTCAGCTTGTTGCTCTAGTCTGCTGATTGTGGTCTGATCTTTAACCAGGAGAGGTTTGGGTGAATCTTCAAGCCCCTCGTTGCTTAAGCCAATTAAGTGTTCCTgttaaatgacaaaactgtttaGGCAGGATACATTGATACATAATTTAAGTAAGAAGTAATTCTGTGAGGCAACCCTAATGGATTAGTAAGCAAAGGCACATTTAATGCACTCTTAACATCCATTCAACCATACATCATCtacaagacagacagataaaagtCCTGCGGTACTCCTGACATTATAGCTTCGTCTGGATTGTGATCTTTATCATATAACCTATGCTCTTCAGCCAAAGTTATGGTTTGAAAGCATTAAGGgccacaaaataaaacaatttaaaaagaaagctACTTTTACAATGTAATTCTGAGACATtactaaaatgtaaacaaataaatacagaaaacaagaaatctTACCTTTACTTTGTCTCGTCTCAAACAGCAGAATAGACAATTTTCATCAAATGACCAGTCAGACACTGCTACAGGCTCTAAGTCTGTGGACGCAAAACAGATAACAAGCAATGAAATACATTGCTCTGACAAGaatctttgttttttagtgTTTCTTAACAAAGTCTATTTTTACTTGATAAGTAATATTTCACAATATATTCAAAGTAACCATTTTGTGTcagaaaaaacaatgtttgtttcttcttaacaaaactgacaacaaaataaaatcacacacaaaaacataaaagctcTTCTTAAGCCTGACTGACCTACATATAGTACATTTTGCTTAAACATTCTTTTCTTAATTATCATGAACACAATCTGACCTAAACCTCCTAAATTCAGTTTGAATCTGACTATAATATCACAGAATGTGTTATTCTTCAGTGCACTGAATGACAATTGTGCTTCACAGCAGAAAAggagtgaataaatgaaatgaatagcATTAATGAGTGGGCCACAATGAaagtgttttgatttgttttaatgagacTGACTGAATCAAGAATTTATTGATTCGGTTCAACTCCATTTTCAGCAGTCTCCCTCCCCAACTGCTATTGTGGAAAGTCTACTTAGACTTTAACAGTCCTCTCATTGCAAATGTAATGAAAACCCATATAATGCCCACTATTGTCTCAGTAACATAATGCATCGTAAAAATGTCTGTAGGACACTGTAGACTTTTACACTGGCCATGCGCCATCCAAAACACCAACTTGGTAGGAACACAAGGCATCTTCTCTTCTGCAGCCAGAGGGGCAGTCTTGTAGAGAAGAGTGAATGTAGAGGGGTACCAGATGGTACAATGAAGCAGCATTGTCATATTGACCAGATAACAGATTACACTCAAACCACAAAATTCTCATTCATGTCAGAATACTCTTCTATGTTAACCTCATTGCCAATATTTTGATAAGAAATCTGCTGTGCTTAGCTGGCCTGTGAAATTTCTTACCCTTAAATAATTTGAGGTCTTCTACCAGCTCTGGACCAAACAGCCCTTCGAGAATGCTCTCAAAACCTGAGGAAAGACATGACATTCAATAAATATGCAGTTGTCAATAGTCGTCATACAACAGCAAACTGAACGTTTACATTTTGACCAAACAGTGGTTACGATTTACTCTTAATTAGTGCTGAAACCAACATAGCTTTAAAATGTATCACTGCTTTAAGAAAACCAAATCTGCCCAGGGGcccaaatcaaatgttttgtactcaagaagaagaaaaaaaaatcagttaagaATCTGTACAGTATTCTGTACATAATTGACATTTCACGTGAAAACGTAAAACCAGGCTCATCTTTGCCTTTCTATTTCATCTTGACAACCCCCGTAAGCAACCTTCTGCTTCTGTTAAAACACATATTATCAGCTTTCACCCCAGGTTTTCACTTCAACAGTAAATACATGCACTCCATCCTCCTGTTGCCAAGCAACTGAAGCACCTACAGAGTTGGGAATGCTTGCATGTtgtaacattaaaaagaaacagcCAGAACAAGACTGTGATGCTGTCAAAGTATCCTATACAATTTTGTAGAATCAAGTACCAATTAAAAAGGGTCATAAATTCAACCAAAAACAAATCCACACAATCCGCTGACAGTTTTTAACACTCTACACTTAAGGAACTTACAAAACGCTGTCTGCAATAGAAGGAAATCCTATACCATGTATATAAGCTGAGGAGAAAAGCTTATATGCATTACTGACAGGGATAGTGGTATCCTTCAGTCCCAGCTGTTTGTAAGATATAGTGCGTTAGGCTGCACAGGACTTCACTTAACAGTGCATTAACACAATATGCAATGTCGGCTGACTGCCGCAGGGTCAATATAACCAATTCAAAACCACTACATGCATTAAATCAAGCGCTAAAGAGGTCAGAGGTAACATCTGTCCTCTGAACCAAATCTCAAATGAGTGTACACTATTCCAAATCTTCTAGGGCACTAAAAGGGCATAAAAAAGTCATGAATAAAACCATTCTGGCGAGAAATACATACAACAGCAGTAATGTTAAAAAGCCATGTAAAATATTAGTAccactgaaaattaaaaatctttagAGCCtatatgaaaatgtgttaagTTCATCATCCAACAACACATCACAGTAAAGGCCTACTTACAGTATGTCTTCACAGATGAGAACAAGTGGGAAAATTATCAGCCCTTATCATCCACTCTCTTTCTTAACTCACAGTGAATTCAATCAAAAGCTGTCATCTGTTAAAATGCCCTCTCTGCTTCCCTACAAATCCCCACCCACTTTTCAACAGCcaaacataaagagggaaaagggggtggggggtgaagTGGTGAAACACAGCCTTGCCTATAGCTGCAGCGTGACTCTGTTTCTGGGTTAGTGCACAGGACTTCAGCTGAAGCTATCCAATCCTATTTCTGAAATATTTCAGAGGCAGGGGGAGAAAAGTAGGTCATCCACTTTCGTTTGACAGA
This genomic interval from Thunnus thynnus chromosome 14, fThuThy2.1, whole genome shotgun sequence contains the following:
- the LOC137197017 gene encoding ligand-dependent corepressor-like isoform X2 — translated: MASQCKRQQCTIDRRDFRQELDSWRHRLIHCVGFESILEGLFGPELVEDLKLFKDLEPVAVSDWSFDENCLFCCLRRDKVKEHLIGLSNEGLEDSPKPLLVKDQTTISRLEQQAEEFLNAVLSRKDVPSFSDPHIPVVAREILQRMIRQFAAEYTSKTSSPQDSCSDPQPHSDQSLPTPPLLSGAPPTSPAATLAGPAHNQNPVLSKLLMADQDAPLDLTIKKPLAEPSEQEGVLDLSIKKNRCSSSLPFRSPCLSPATTTVKGRSLRADGQVGLFMRRLQDGRRRENIGHSTRYKPPSPLAYSLHIKEEVGLESDPESPLSHNHSSRPTDLFSNGSASWNSKTHFGALLKLKTNSEASEHLKDIPRLLEAAGLFSKSLAYGKGNLQEACQDSLSLSHSSFDLKIPQVRVLATGTDPSWDSLSTEYSGSLCDNGLGKKLRSILPRQIQKKSSGGFDGSGSEKEYWPYDTDRQALGGNYPLDSESDLGNKQPRKKRGRYRQYNTELLEEAIVVVMGGKMSVSKAQTIYGIPHSTLEYKVKERLGTLKHPPKKKVRLLSQLEEQGVSRSLETKELQNFQDIVSEKRESSSSENGNGLNDGSLSPNE